In one Elephas maximus indicus isolate mEleMax1 chromosome 9, mEleMax1 primary haplotype, whole genome shotgun sequence genomic region, the following are encoded:
- the SLC31A2 gene encoding probable low affinity copper uptake protein 2, with protein sequence MAMHFIFSNEVVLLFDFWNVHSPTGMALSVVVVLLLAVLYEGIKVGKVKLLHHDLESLPALIDQELMEETDQESAGSDLPTVNRTRRRWFLCHFGQSLIHVAQVVIGYFMMLAVMSYNTWIFLGVVLGSAVGYYLAYPLLNMV encoded by the exons ATGGCG ATGCATTTCATCTTCTCAAATGAGGTGGTGCTTCTGTTTGATTTCTGGAATGTCCACAGTCCTACAG GCATGGCCCTTTCAGTGGTGGTAGTCCTGCTCCTGGCTGTGTTGTATGAAGGCATCAAGGTTGGTAAAGTCAAGCTGCTCCACCATGATCTGGAGAGCCTGCCAGCCCTCATTGACCAGGAGCTCATGGAGGAGACAGACCAGGAATCGGCAGGCTCAGATTTGCCCACAGTCAACAGAACTCGCCGCAG GTGGTTTTTGTGTCACTTTGGCCAGTCTCTAATCCACGTCGCTCAGGTGGTCATCGGCTACTTTATGATGCTGGCTGTAATGTCCTACAACACCTGGATTTTCCTCGGCGTGGTCCTGGGCTCAGCTGTGGGCTACTACCTAGCCTACCCACTTCTCAACATGGTATAG